A stretch of DNA from Alicyclobacillus acidocaldarius subsp. acidocaldarius Tc-4-1:
CGCCGACCAACTGAGCCGCGTGGTGCCCTCCGACTGGAGCCAGCCGCTTGCGTCCTGCCGCCTTGCCCCCCGCCTGCCGCTCGCAGAGGGCGCACAGGCGGTTGTCGGCGGATCGGACGGCGTATTGGCCACCTTGGCAGCGGGCGCCAAGGAGCGCGAGATGCTCGTGGCGACCGTCGGCACGAGCCTCGCCGTGCGCGCCGCAAGCCGCAGGCCGGTGACCAAGGCCAGCCTGCGCACGTTCTGCTATGCCCTCGGCGAGGGTGAATACGTGCTCGGCGCACCGAGCAACGCGGGTGGGATTGTCATCGATTGGCTCGTGCAGACCCTGTTGGGCCACCCGGGGGAGATTGAGCGACTGCTTGCTGCGGCAGGCGAGGTTCAGGTGGACCACCTCCTCGCACTGCCGTATGTGGCGGGCGAGCGCGCGCCGTTTTGGGACGAGGGCATGTCGGCGGCATGGGTGGGCCTGCGCCTGCACCACGGCCCGCCGCACATGGTGCGCGCGGCGGTCGAAGGAGTCTTGTTTCACACGCGCTGGCTCGTCGAGGAGATGCTCGGCTTCGTCCAGGGAGCGCGCGGCGTGATGCTCGCGGGCAGGCTGTTTGAACAGCCCTGGATTGCCGAGTCAGCCGCAGCGCTTATGCCCGTGCCCGTTTGGATGCAGTCGGACGCGGACGGCGCCGCCTACGGAGCAGCGATGATGGCGGGGAGGCGCGTAGGCGTGGACCTGCCGCCGCTCGCTGTGATGCCGGGGCCGCAGGCGCTGGCCGCTCGCCGCGCAGAACTGGAGCGGCGGTACGCGGC
This window harbors:
- a CDS encoding gluconokinase — protein: MNRDICIVGLDLGTTSIKAVAYTPAGELLASRSAVVKTETGPDGRAVQNPDDVADAAIAVLSGLTAEIAQQGRRIAALGMSAAMHSLVALDPRDEPLMPAMTWMDARPAEVAQALWASPDGPRLYARTGTPIHAMAPVCKLAWLRRERPDVFARARRFVSLKEYVWHRLFAEWVCDPAIASATGLFDVQRLDWDPDALEFAGVHADQLSRVVPSDWSQPLASCRLAPRLPLAEGAQAVVGGSDGVLATLAAGAKEREMLVATVGTSLAVRAASRRPVTKASLRTFCYALGEGEYVLGAPSNAGGIVIDWLVQTLLGHPGEIERLLAAAGEVQVDHLLALPYVAGERAPFWDEGMSAAWVGLRLHHGPPHMVRAAVEGVLFHTRWLVEEMLGFVQGARGVMLAGRLFEQPWIAESAAALMPVPVWMQSDADGAAYGAAMMAGRRVGVDLPPLAVMPGPQALAARRAELERRYAAWRELVEKLRA